In Calonectris borealis chromosome 25, bCalBor7.hap1.2, whole genome shotgun sequence, the following proteins share a genomic window:
- the CLSPN gene encoding claspin isoform X3 produces MAAAAPAEFPLEDLNSDLQKTLDSDSDSGQGSCETASPGRFSKEIASLDDRDSEEEIFVRKKAKGKKVLQDSDSEDGEDAAFFAQNDTLGGDKENGEEKENITTQRNKKSHRIRQGLLDSDDSDTGDQLQIANLETSRKSGLPENELEEERPLKSGKKYRKHKLDFEEETAKKAVGKSRRRKEKERRIESLKQLKKEKKPRAEQVDGGERYPFNDSGCLLDDKELFDNGLEEENDYLPEDEESIESIRAAVKNKIKKYKNKERFSEGEGYKHVFDDENEEPVLKEPKRKERKAARLSKEAIKQLHSETQRLIRESSVSLPYHVPETKSIHDFFKRRPRPACQGNAMALLKSTKYQLSLNEESADTKNLNTDCKDGRVEGDQSAANEPETSLGRDVGTTVNKPLADVGKNLTEDSAEKPWQDSDDSRTVRTVLTDNDTEQQHSNFLSTDCGEQKENEVPVAVGGDALERREETAPDLECEKSNRQVGPGLAAQPEKVRKSKLDKLRELGIDLSIKPRICSGNESFINLDESDSNKELEALKARFLKHTLRTSKSKVERTINMNIIRKETTSEGKEELKADVVPAVLAAESPDETVHTKPGEKLQMLKAKLQEAMKLRRTEERQKRQALFKLDNEDMLEEEEEEEEEEEMTDESEEEEEGNDENAEFLLGEAEEDNEDTEEKHVADGDKESDKESIDGEKLEKSVHCDSVPKPPSTESTLMLFKDSSSKMGYSLPDEKLEMEEVADKGPAKLEDDDSFSLPTPAKENSHNSSFELIGSMIPSYQPCHKQMSRGGNFLSAAGGFRSPSPGFFKTSFISSASKSSGKTSEPSLPIEDSQDLYNASPEPKSLFPGAGESQFQFSLEDDTQSQLLDADGFLNVGQHRNKYQSSKHQLTLASMDENAMDANMDELLDLCSGQFSSQAEHVPNTSSNKKQNMEELLNLCSGKFVSQSSPTWASSVSSKAEKDSDIEDPMAEALALCSGSFPTDREEEDEEEQEELGDFQLLTDDNAFDSEEDEKSGDSDPEEPEIGDEEAEISDEEEELLRHRQGLKKKLKLQDFMEDEAELSGSDVGSEDEYDGEDLNEYEEEIIDEELPNEVELENQIKKLHMKAMLDDDKRQLRLYQERYLIDGDLHSDGPGRMRRFRWKNIDYASQIDLFQRDSDNDDENEQFDETEAKWRKERFEREQWLREQKEKNKEQEEEEEIGEDSQFMKLAKKVTAKTLQKKASPAAVVQDSTLLPRNPFETFRPASDIQVKNGSLLNRPKAVLQKLAAMSDLNPNAPRNSRNFVFHTLSPDKSAEAKQKSKLQVKKRGPTAVITSLAKRPRVESTEETSQSRSIFQYLES; encoded by the exons atggcggcggcggcccccgccgaG TTTCCATTAGAAGATTTGAATTCAGACTTGCAGAAAACCCTTGATAGTGACTCTGACAGCGGACAGGGCAGCTGTGAAACAGCCTCTCCGGGTCGCTTCAGCAAGGAGATAGCGTCTCTTGATGACAGAG ATTCAGAGGAAGAGATTTTTGTACgtaaaaaagcaaaaggcaagaAGGTGCTTCAGGACAGTGACAGCGAAGATGGAGAGGATGCTGCCTTTTTTGCGCAGAATGATACTCTGGGTGGAGACaaggaaaatggagaggaaaaagagaacatTACCACCCAGAGGAACAAGAAATCTCATCGGATACGCCAAGGTCTGCTAGACAGTGATGACAGTGACACTGGTGACCAATTGCAGATTGCAAACCTTGAAACAAGCAGAAAGTCTGGCTTGCCTGAGAATGAGTTGGAAGAGGAGAGACCCCTAAAATCTGGAAAGAAGTACAGAAAACATAAACTTGATTTTGaagaagagacagcaaaaaaagctgtaggaaaatcaagaagaagaaaggagaaggagagaagaattGAGTCCcttaaacagctgaaaaaagaaaagaagcctaGAGCAGAG CAGGTAGATGGTGGTGAGCGGTATCCTTTTAATGACAGTGGATGTCTTCTTGATGACAAAGAACTTTTTGATAATGGCTTAGAAGAGGAAAACGATTACCTGCCAGAGGATGAAGAGTCGATAGAATCAATACGAGCggcagtgaaaaacaaaataaaaaaatacaag AACAAAGAACGGTTTTCTGAGGGTGAAGGCTACAAACATGTATTTGATGATGAGAACGAGGAACCTGTGTTAAAAGAACCCAAAAGGAAG gaGCGGAAAGCAGCAAGGTTAAGTAAAGAAGCCATTAAACAACTACATAGTGAGACCCAACGACTTATTAGAG aatcGTCTGTGTCTCTCCCTTATCATGTGCCTGAGACCAAAAGCATTCATGACTTCTTCAAGCGTAGACCTCGACCAGCATGTCAAGGAAATGCCATGGCATTGCTGAA ATCCACTAAATACCAGCTATCCCTAAATGAAGAATCTGCAGACACTAAGAACTTGAACACAGATTGCAAAGATGGACGAGTTGAAGGTGATCAATCAGCAGCTAATGAACCAGAAACAAGCCTTGGCAGAGATGTTGGTACTACTGTGAACAAGCCTCTTGCTGATGTAGGGAAGAACTTGACAGAAGACTCTGCTGAAAAGCCCTGGCAGGACAGTGATGATTCTCGTACTGTTAGGACTGTATTAACCGATAATGATACAGAACAACAGCACTCTAACTTCCTAAGCACTGATTGTGGTGAACAAAAAGAGAATGAAGTTCCTGTAGCAGTTGGAGGAGATGCCCTTGAGCGAAGAGAGGAAACAGCACCAGACTTAGAATGTGAAAAAAGCAATCGACAGGTGGGGCCTGGATTGGCGGCACAACCTGAAAAAGTGAGGAAGTCCAAGTTAGATAAACTTCGTGAACTGGGAATAGACCTGTCCATCAAGCCAAGAATCTGCTCTGGCAATGAATCCTTTATAAACCTGGATGAATCTGATTCAAATAAAG aaTTAGAAGCCTTGAAAGCACGTTTCTTGAAGCACACTCTTCGGACATCAAAATCCAAAGTTGAACGGACCATAAACATGAACATTATTCGTAAGGAGACTACATCTGAAGGCAAAGAGGAACTGAAAGCAGACGTGGTACCAGCAGTGTTAGCTGCAGAGAGCCCGGATGAAACAGTCCACACAAAGCCAG GTGAAAAGCTACAAATGCTGAAGGCTAAACTCCAGGAGGCCATGAAACTCCGCAGGACTGAGGAACGCCAAAAGCGGCAAGCATTGTTTAAACTGGATAATGAGGACATgttggaggaagaagaggaggaggaggaggaggaagagatgacAGATGAatctgaggaagaggaagaaggcaaTGATGAG AATGCGGAATTTCTGCTTGGCGAAGCAGAGGAAGATAATGAAGATACAGAAGAGAAACATGTTGCAGATGGCGATAAAGAAAGCGACAAAGAATCAATTGATGGAGAAAAGCTGGAGAAATCTGTGCACTGTGATTCTGTTCCCAAACCACCTTCAACAGAGTCTACATTGATGCTTTTTAAGGACAGCTCCTCCAAAATGGG ATATTCACTTCCTGATGAGAAACTTGAAATGGAAGAAGTTGCAGACAAAGGACCTGCCAAGTTAG aggatGATGATTCATTTTCTCTACCAACACCAGCAAAAGAGAATAGCCATAACAGCAGCTTTGAGTTGATTGGCTCCATGATTCCATCGTATCAGCCCTGTCACAAACAGATGTCGCGTGGAGGGAACTTCTTATCTGCAGCAGGAGGTTTCAGGTCACCTTCCCCAGGTTTTTTCAAAACAAGCTTTATCAGCTCTGCTTCTAAG AGCTCAGGAAAGACGTCTGAGCCCTCTCTTCCCATAGAAGATTCCCAGGACCTGTATAATGCCTCTCCTGAGCCTAAGAGTTTATTTCCAGGGGCTGGGGAGTCACAGTTTCAATTTTCTCTGGAAGATGACACTCAGAGCCAGCTGCTTGATGCAGATGG GTTCTTGAATGTTGGACAACATAGGAATAAATATCAATCCTCAAAGCATCAGCTGACTCTGGCTAGTATGGATGAGAATGCAATGGATGCCAATATGGATGAATTACTGGACTTGTGTTCTGGACAGTTTAGCAGTCAAGCTGAACACGTGCCAAATAccagcagcaacaaaaagcagAACATGGAAGAATTGCTCAATCTTTGCTCAGGAAAATTTGTGTCTCAGA GTTCTCCAACATGGGCATCTTCAGTATCTTCCAAGGCAGAAAAGGACAGTGACATAGAAGATCCAATGGCAGAAGCTCTAGCACTTTGCTCAGGCTCCTTTCCCACAGACAG ggaagaggaagatgaggaggagcaAGAAGAACTTGgtgattttcagcttttaacaGATGACAATGCCTTTGATAGTGAAGAG GATGAAAAAAGTGGAGACAGTGATCCTGAAGAACCAGAAATTGGCGACGAAGAAGCAGAAATTAGCGACGAAGAAGAAGAACTGCTGAGACATAGACAGGGCTTGAAGAAAAAACT aaaactgCAGGATTTCATGGAAGATGAGGCAGAGCTGTCAGGGAGTGATGTGGGAAGCGAGGACGAATATGATGGTGAAGACCTGAATGAATATGAAGAAGAGATTATTGATGAGGAACTCCCTAATGAAGTGGAATTAGAAAATCAAATAAAGAAATTACACAT GAAGGCAATGCTTGATGATGACAAGCGTCAGTTACGCCTGTACCAGGAGAGATACCTCATTGATGGTGACCTGCATAGTGATGGCCCTGGCAGAATGAGGAGATTCAGATGGAAAAACATAG aTTATGCTTCACAGATTGACTTGTTTCAGAGGGATTCAGATAATGATGATGAAAATGAACAGTTTGATGAGACAGAAGCGAAATGGAGGAAAGAGCGATTTGAACGAGAACAGTGGCTTCGTGAGCAG aaggaaaaaaataaagagcaggaggaggaggaagaaatcgGTGAAGACAGCCAGTTCATGAAACTAGCAAAAAAAGTAACTGCTAAGACCCTACAGAAGAAAG CAAGCCCAGCAGCAGTGGTACAAGACTCAACACTATTGCCCAGGAACCCATTCGAAACGTTCAGACCTGCCAGTGACATCCAG GTAAAAAATGGGTCTCTCTTGAACAGACCTAAAGCTGTCCTTCAGAAACTAGCAGCAATGTCAGATCTTAATCCAAACGCACCTCGAAATTCAAGGAATTTTGTCTTTCATACGCTTTCCCCAGACAAGAGTGCAGAggcaaagcagaaatcaaaacttCAG GTGAAGAAAAGAGGTCCTACTGCAGTGATAACGTCTCTGGCCAAACGGCCCAGGGTAGAGAGCACAGAGGAAACAAGTCAAAGCCGAAGCATATTCCAGTACTTGGAGAGCTGA
- the CLSPN gene encoding claspin isoform X2 encodes MAAAAPAEFPLEDLNSDLQKTLDSDSDSGQGSCETASPGRFSKEIASLDDRDSEEEIFVRKKAKGKKVLQDSDSEDGEDAAFFAQNDTLGGDKENGEEKENITTQRNKKSHRIRQGLLDSDDSDTGDQLQIANLETSRKSGLPENELEEERPLKSGKKYRKHKLDFEEETAKKAVGKSRRRKEKERRIESLKQLKKEKKPRAEVDGGERYPFNDSGCLLDDKELFDNGLEEENDYLPEDEESIESIRAAVKNKIKKYKNKERFSEGEGYKHVFDDENEEPVLKEPKRKERKAARLSKEAIKQLHSETQRLIRESSVSLPYHVPETKSIHDFFKRRPRPACQGNAMALLKSTKYQLSLNEESADTKNLNTDCKDGRVEGDQSAANEPETSLGRDVGTTVNKPLADVGKNLTEDSAEKPWQDSDDSRTVRTVLTDNDTEQQHSNFLSTDCGEQKENEVPVAVGGDALERREETAPDLECEKSNRQVGPGLAAQPEKVRKSKLDKLRELGIDLSIKPRICSGNESFINLDESDSNKELEALKARFLKHTLRTSKSKVERTINMNIIRKETTSEGKEELKADVVPAVLAAESPDETVHTKPGEKLQMLKAKLQEAMKLRRTEERQKRQALFKLDNEDMLEEEEEEEEEEEMTDESEEEEEGNDENAEFLLGEAEEDNEDTEEKHVADGDKESDKESIDGEKLEKSVHCDSVPKPPSTESTLMLFKDSSSKMGYSLPDEKLEMEEVADKGPAKLEDDDSFSLPTPAKENSHNSSFELIGSMIPSYQPCHKQMSRGGNFLSAAGGFRSPSPGFFKTSFISSASKSSGKTSEPSLPIEDSQDLYNASPEPKSLFPGAGESQFQFSLEDDTQSQLLDADGFLNVGQHRNKYQSSKHQLTLASMDENAMDANMDELLDLCSGQFSSQAEHVPNTSSNKKQNMEELLNLCSGKFVSQTGSPTWASSVSSKAEKDSDIEDPMAEALALCSGSFPTDREEEDEEEQEELGDFQLLTDDNAFDSEEDEKSGDSDPEEPEIGDEEAEISDEEEELLRHRQGLKKKLKLQDFMEDEAELSGSDVGSEDEYDGEDLNEYEEEIIDEELPNEVELENQIKKLHMKAMLDDDKRQLRLYQERYLIDGDLHSDGPGRMRRFRWKNIDYASQIDLFQRDSDNDDENEQFDETEAKWRKERFEREQWLREQKEKNKEQEEEEEIGEDSQFMKLAKKVTAKTLQKKASPAAVVQDSTLLPRNPFETFRPASDIQVKNGSLLNRPKAVLQKLAAMSDLNPNAPRNSRNFVFHTLSPDKSAEAKQKSKLQVKKRGPTAVITSLAKRPRVESTEETSQSRSIFQYLES; translated from the exons atggcggcggcggcccccgccgaG TTTCCATTAGAAGATTTGAATTCAGACTTGCAGAAAACCCTTGATAGTGACTCTGACAGCGGACAGGGCAGCTGTGAAACAGCCTCTCCGGGTCGCTTCAGCAAGGAGATAGCGTCTCTTGATGACAGAG ATTCAGAGGAAGAGATTTTTGTACgtaaaaaagcaaaaggcaagaAGGTGCTTCAGGACAGTGACAGCGAAGATGGAGAGGATGCTGCCTTTTTTGCGCAGAATGATACTCTGGGTGGAGACaaggaaaatggagaggaaaaagagaacatTACCACCCAGAGGAACAAGAAATCTCATCGGATACGCCAAGGTCTGCTAGACAGTGATGACAGTGACACTGGTGACCAATTGCAGATTGCAAACCTTGAAACAAGCAGAAAGTCTGGCTTGCCTGAGAATGAGTTGGAAGAGGAGAGACCCCTAAAATCTGGAAAGAAGTACAGAAAACATAAACTTGATTTTGaagaagagacagcaaaaaaagctgtaggaaaatcaagaagaagaaaggagaaggagagaagaattGAGTCCcttaaacagctgaaaaaagaaaagaagcctaGAGCAGAG GTAGATGGTGGTGAGCGGTATCCTTTTAATGACAGTGGATGTCTTCTTGATGACAAAGAACTTTTTGATAATGGCTTAGAAGAGGAAAACGATTACCTGCCAGAGGATGAAGAGTCGATAGAATCAATACGAGCggcagtgaaaaacaaaataaaaaaatacaag AACAAAGAACGGTTTTCTGAGGGTGAAGGCTACAAACATGTATTTGATGATGAGAACGAGGAACCTGTGTTAAAAGAACCCAAAAGGAAG gaGCGGAAAGCAGCAAGGTTAAGTAAAGAAGCCATTAAACAACTACATAGTGAGACCCAACGACTTATTAGAG aatcGTCTGTGTCTCTCCCTTATCATGTGCCTGAGACCAAAAGCATTCATGACTTCTTCAAGCGTAGACCTCGACCAGCATGTCAAGGAAATGCCATGGCATTGCTGAA ATCCACTAAATACCAGCTATCCCTAAATGAAGAATCTGCAGACACTAAGAACTTGAACACAGATTGCAAAGATGGACGAGTTGAAGGTGATCAATCAGCAGCTAATGAACCAGAAACAAGCCTTGGCAGAGATGTTGGTACTACTGTGAACAAGCCTCTTGCTGATGTAGGGAAGAACTTGACAGAAGACTCTGCTGAAAAGCCCTGGCAGGACAGTGATGATTCTCGTACTGTTAGGACTGTATTAACCGATAATGATACAGAACAACAGCACTCTAACTTCCTAAGCACTGATTGTGGTGAACAAAAAGAGAATGAAGTTCCTGTAGCAGTTGGAGGAGATGCCCTTGAGCGAAGAGAGGAAACAGCACCAGACTTAGAATGTGAAAAAAGCAATCGACAGGTGGGGCCTGGATTGGCGGCACAACCTGAAAAAGTGAGGAAGTCCAAGTTAGATAAACTTCGTGAACTGGGAATAGACCTGTCCATCAAGCCAAGAATCTGCTCTGGCAATGAATCCTTTATAAACCTGGATGAATCTGATTCAAATAAAG aaTTAGAAGCCTTGAAAGCACGTTTCTTGAAGCACACTCTTCGGACATCAAAATCCAAAGTTGAACGGACCATAAACATGAACATTATTCGTAAGGAGACTACATCTGAAGGCAAAGAGGAACTGAAAGCAGACGTGGTACCAGCAGTGTTAGCTGCAGAGAGCCCGGATGAAACAGTCCACACAAAGCCAG GTGAAAAGCTACAAATGCTGAAGGCTAAACTCCAGGAGGCCATGAAACTCCGCAGGACTGAGGAACGCCAAAAGCGGCAAGCATTGTTTAAACTGGATAATGAGGACATgttggaggaagaagaggaggaggaggaggaggaagagatgacAGATGAatctgaggaagaggaagaaggcaaTGATGAG AATGCGGAATTTCTGCTTGGCGAAGCAGAGGAAGATAATGAAGATACAGAAGAGAAACATGTTGCAGATGGCGATAAAGAAAGCGACAAAGAATCAATTGATGGAGAAAAGCTGGAGAAATCTGTGCACTGTGATTCTGTTCCCAAACCACCTTCAACAGAGTCTACATTGATGCTTTTTAAGGACAGCTCCTCCAAAATGGG ATATTCACTTCCTGATGAGAAACTTGAAATGGAAGAAGTTGCAGACAAAGGACCTGCCAAGTTAG aggatGATGATTCATTTTCTCTACCAACACCAGCAAAAGAGAATAGCCATAACAGCAGCTTTGAGTTGATTGGCTCCATGATTCCATCGTATCAGCCCTGTCACAAACAGATGTCGCGTGGAGGGAACTTCTTATCTGCAGCAGGAGGTTTCAGGTCACCTTCCCCAGGTTTTTTCAAAACAAGCTTTATCAGCTCTGCTTCTAAG AGCTCAGGAAAGACGTCTGAGCCCTCTCTTCCCATAGAAGATTCCCAGGACCTGTATAATGCCTCTCCTGAGCCTAAGAGTTTATTTCCAGGGGCTGGGGAGTCACAGTTTCAATTTTCTCTGGAAGATGACACTCAGAGCCAGCTGCTTGATGCAGATGG GTTCTTGAATGTTGGACAACATAGGAATAAATATCAATCCTCAAAGCATCAGCTGACTCTGGCTAGTATGGATGAGAATGCAATGGATGCCAATATGGATGAATTACTGGACTTGTGTTCTGGACAGTTTAGCAGTCAAGCTGAACACGTGCCAAATAccagcagcaacaaaaagcagAACATGGAAGAATTGCTCAATCTTTGCTCAGGAAAATTTGTGTCTCAGA CAGGTTCTCCAACATGGGCATCTTCAGTATCTTCCAAGGCAGAAAAGGACAGTGACATAGAAGATCCAATGGCAGAAGCTCTAGCACTTTGCTCAGGCTCCTTTCCCACAGACAG ggaagaggaagatgaggaggagcaAGAAGAACTTGgtgattttcagcttttaacaGATGACAATGCCTTTGATAGTGAAGAG GATGAAAAAAGTGGAGACAGTGATCCTGAAGAACCAGAAATTGGCGACGAAGAAGCAGAAATTAGCGACGAAGAAGAAGAACTGCTGAGACATAGACAGGGCTTGAAGAAAAAACT aaaactgCAGGATTTCATGGAAGATGAGGCAGAGCTGTCAGGGAGTGATGTGGGAAGCGAGGACGAATATGATGGTGAAGACCTGAATGAATATGAAGAAGAGATTATTGATGAGGAACTCCCTAATGAAGTGGAATTAGAAAATCAAATAAAGAAATTACACAT GAAGGCAATGCTTGATGATGACAAGCGTCAGTTACGCCTGTACCAGGAGAGATACCTCATTGATGGTGACCTGCATAGTGATGGCCCTGGCAGAATGAGGAGATTCAGATGGAAAAACATAG aTTATGCTTCACAGATTGACTTGTTTCAGAGGGATTCAGATAATGATGATGAAAATGAACAGTTTGATGAGACAGAAGCGAAATGGAGGAAAGAGCGATTTGAACGAGAACAGTGGCTTCGTGAGCAG aaggaaaaaaataaagagcaggaggaggaggaagaaatcgGTGAAGACAGCCAGTTCATGAAACTAGCAAAAAAAGTAACTGCTAAGACCCTACAGAAGAAAG CAAGCCCAGCAGCAGTGGTACAAGACTCAACACTATTGCCCAGGAACCCATTCGAAACGTTCAGACCTGCCAGTGACATCCAG GTAAAAAATGGGTCTCTCTTGAACAGACCTAAAGCTGTCCTTCAGAAACTAGCAGCAATGTCAGATCTTAATCCAAACGCACCTCGAAATTCAAGGAATTTTGTCTTTCATACGCTTTCCCCAGACAAGAGTGCAGAggcaaagcagaaatcaaaacttCAG GTGAAGAAAAGAGGTCCTACTGCAGTGATAACGTCTCTGGCCAAACGGCCCAGGGTAGAGAGCACAGAGGAAACAAGTCAAAGCCGAAGCATATTCCAGTACTTGGAGAGCTGA